The following proteins are co-located in the Ensifer sp. WSM1721 genome:
- a CDS encoding carboxymuconolactone decarboxylase family protein, with translation MSTVAPPPDPEADPRIKAVFDDIRATRKSDFINNMWLWLAFDPDLLERTWAEVKAVMATPSALEPVVKEMLYIAVSVTNGCGYCIHSHTASAKAKGMTEAEHADLLRVISLAAKTNQLATALQVPVDAAFDATTAPRVPSDAQSSL, from the coding sequence ATGAGCACAGTCGCGCCGCCCCCCGACCCCGAAGCCGATCCGCGCATCAAGGCGGTCTTCGACGACATCCGCGCCACGCGGAAATCGGACTTCATCAACAATATGTGGCTCTGGCTCGCCTTCGATCCGGACCTGTTGGAGCGCACCTGGGCGGAGGTCAAGGCGGTGATGGCAACGCCGTCGGCGCTCGAGCCGGTGGTCAAGGAAATGCTCTATATTGCCGTGTCCGTGACCAACGGCTGCGGCTATTGCATCCATTCGCATACGGCATCCGCCAAAGCCAAGGGCATGACGGAGGCGGAGCATGCGGATCTCTTGCGCGTCATCTCGCTTGCCGCCAAGACGAACCAGCTGGCGACCGCGTTGCAGGTGCCGGTCGATGCGGCGTTCGACGCCACTACAGCGCCGCGCGTCCCATCAGACGCGCAAAGCTCGCTGTAG
- a CDS encoding ATP-dependent helicase, with translation MSNGFDDIPFFDEEPAPRKPAPAAGGIAARAMAARDKAKQPDYLAGLNPEQREAVETLEGPVLVLAGAGTGKTRVLTTRIAHILSTGRAYPSQILAVTFTNKAAREMKERIGVLVGHAVEGMPWLGTFHSIGVKLLRRHAELVGLRSDFTILDTDDVVRLIKQLIQAEGLDDKRWPAKQFAGMIDTWKNKGLDPSQIPEGDARAFANGKGRELYAAYQNRLITLNACDFGDLLLHPIRMFRANPDVLKDYHDKFRYILVDEYQDTNTAQYMWLRLLAQRPRSSERSGAGNPSEARAGEGRPDDVSSAPTERSRASGDSVSAKKPTQQINICCVGDDDQSIYGWRGAEVDNILRFEKDFPGAKVIKLERNYRSTEHILGAAAHLIAHNEGRLGKTLFTERTHPDDEKVHVHAAWDSEEEARAIGEEIEQLQRRKHNLNDIAILVRASFQMREFEDRFVTLGLNYRVIGGPRFYERLEIRDAMAYFRLVCQPADDLAFERIVNTPKRGLGDTTVRTLHDYARARDIPMLAAASEIIETDELKPKARKALFDVVTDFRRWQTLLETTPHTELAEQILDESGYTAMWQADKSAEAPGRLENLKELIRSMEAFESMRGFLEHVALVMDAEQNEDMDAVSIMTLHSAKGLEFDTVFLPGWEEGLFPHQRALDEGGRAGLEEERRLAYVGITRAKRRCHIWFVSNRRIHGLWQSTMPSRFLDELPIDHVEVAEQDVSYGGYNRGGYGQSRFDKADPFENTYQTPGWKRAQQHRSDATRDNWGTRSGHAIERIGYGESGPRTRTIEGELVAKSTTSEPSRFNVGDRVFHIKFGNGNIAAIEGNKLTIDFDRAGQKRVLDGFVERV, from the coding sequence ATGAGCAACGGTTTCGACGACATTCCCTTCTTCGACGAGGAGCCGGCGCCGCGCAAACCTGCGCCCGCCGCCGGCGGCATCGCGGCGCGCGCAATGGCCGCCCGCGACAAGGCCAAGCAGCCGGACTATCTCGCTGGCCTCAATCCGGAGCAGCGCGAAGCCGTCGAAACGCTCGAAGGTCCCGTGCTGGTGCTCGCCGGTGCCGGTACCGGCAAGACGCGCGTGCTGACGACCCGCATCGCCCATATCCTCTCGACCGGCCGCGCCTATCCCTCCCAGATCCTCGCGGTGACCTTCACCAACAAGGCGGCGCGCGAGATGAAGGAGCGCATCGGCGTGCTCGTCGGCCATGCGGTCGAAGGCATGCCCTGGCTCGGCACCTTCCACTCGATCGGCGTCAAGCTCCTGCGCCGCCACGCCGAGCTCGTGGGCTTGAGGTCCGACTTCACCATTCTCGACACCGACGACGTCGTGCGCCTGATCAAGCAGCTCATCCAGGCGGAAGGGCTCGACGACAAACGTTGGCCGGCCAAGCAGTTCGCCGGGATGATCGACACCTGGAAGAACAAGGGGCTCGATCCGTCACAGATACCGGAGGGCGACGCCCGCGCTTTCGCCAACGGCAAGGGCCGCGAGCTCTATGCCGCCTACCAGAACCGGCTCATCACACTGAATGCCTGCGACTTTGGCGATCTGCTGCTGCATCCGATCCGCATGTTCCGCGCCAATCCGGACGTGCTGAAGGACTATCACGACAAGTTCCGGTACATCCTCGTCGACGAGTACCAGGACACCAACACGGCGCAATACATGTGGCTGCGGCTGTTGGCGCAGCGGCCTCGCTCGTCCGAACGATCTGGCGCAGGAAATCCGAGCGAAGCCCGAGCCGGCGAGGGCCGGCCGGACGACGTTTCGTCCGCCCCCACGGAGCGCAGCCGCGCAAGCGGCGACAGCGTGAGCGCGAAGAAACCCACACAACAAATCAATATTTGTTGTGTGGGCGACGACGACCAGTCGATCTACGGCTGGCGCGGCGCCGAGGTCGATAACATCCTCCGCTTCGAGAAGGATTTCCCCGGCGCCAAGGTCATCAAGCTCGAGCGCAACTACCGCTCAACCGAGCATATTCTCGGCGCCGCCGCCCACCTGATCGCCCACAACGAAGGCCGACTGGGCAAGACGCTTTTTACGGAACGCACCCATCCGGACGACGAGAAGGTGCACGTGCATGCGGCCTGGGATTCGGAAGAGGAAGCCCGCGCCATCGGCGAGGAGATCGAGCAGCTTCAGCGTCGCAAGCACAATCTGAACGACATTGCCATTCTGGTGCGCGCCTCGTTCCAGATGCGCGAGTTCGAAGATCGCTTCGTGACCCTCGGTCTCAATTACCGCGTCATCGGCGGCCCGCGCTTCTACGAGCGGCTCGAGATCCGCGACGCCATGGCCTATTTCCGCCTCGTCTGCCAGCCTGCCGACGACCTCGCCTTCGAACGCATAGTCAACACGCCGAAACGAGGCCTGGGCGACACCACCGTGCGCACCCTCCACGACTATGCCCGCGCCCGCGACATTCCGATGCTCGCCGCTGCAAGCGAAATCATCGAAACCGACGAGTTGAAACCGAAGGCGCGCAAGGCGCTGTTCGACGTCGTCACCGATTTCCGCCGCTGGCAGACATTGCTCGAAACGACGCCGCACACGGAGCTTGCCGAGCAGATCCTCGACGAGAGCGGCTACACCGCCATGTGGCAGGCCGACAAATCGGCGGAAGCTCCAGGACGCCTCGAAAACCTGAAGGAACTGATCCGCTCGATGGAGGCCTTCGAGTCGATGCGCGGTTTCCTCGAGCACGTCGCGCTCGTCATGGATGCCGAGCAGAACGAGGACATGGATGCCGTCTCCATCATGACGCTGCATTCGGCCAAGGGGCTGGAGTTCGACACCGTGTTCCTGCCGGGCTGGGAGGAAGGTCTTTTCCCGCACCAGCGCGCCCTCGACGAAGGGGGCCGCGCCGGGCTCGAGGAAGAGCGTCGCCTCGCCTATGTCGGCATCACCCGTGCAAAACGCCGTTGCCATATCTGGTTCGTTTCGAACCGCCGAATCCACGGCCTCTGGCAATCGACCATGCCGTCGCGCTTCCTCGACGAACTGCCGATCGATCATGTCGAAGTCGCCGAACAGGACGTCTCCTATGGCGGCTATAATCGCGGCGGCTACGGACAGTCGCGCTTCGACAAGGCCGACCCATTCGAGAACACCTACCAGACGCCAGGCTGGAAGCGTGCGCAGCAGCATCGCTCGGACGCCACCCGCGACAATTGGGGAACCCGCTCCGGTCACGCCATCGAGCGCATCGGCTACGGCGAATCGGGTCCGCGCACACGCACCATCGAAGGCGAGCTCGTCGCCAAGTCGACGACCTCCGAACCCTCCCGCTTCAATGTCGGCGACCGCGTCTTCCACATCAAATTCGGCAACGGCAACATCGCCGCGATCGAAGGCAACAAGCTGACGATCGACTTCGACCGCGCCGGCCAGAAACGGGTGCTGGACGGGTTTGTGGAGAGGGTGTGA
- a CDS encoding GNAT family N-acetyltransferase — protein sequence MSENNLSIRPVVRSDYDQWLPLWQRYNAFYGRSGESALAADITLMTWSRFFDAYEPMHALVAESKGRLVGLTHYVFHRSTTSIQPNCYLQDLFTSEALRGRGVGQALINGVFDAARRAGAPRVYWLTHETNVNAMQLYDKVAVKSGFVMYRMTI from the coding sequence ATGAGTGAAAACAACCTCTCCATCCGCCCGGTCGTACGGAGCGACTACGACCAATGGCTGCCGCTCTGGCAACGATACAACGCCTTCTACGGGCGCTCGGGCGAAAGCGCGCTCGCCGCGGACATCACCTTGATGACCTGGTCGCGCTTCTTCGATGCCTATGAGCCGATGCATGCTCTGGTCGCTGAAAGCAAGGGGCGCCTGGTCGGGCTCACGCATTATGTCTTTCACCGCAGCACCACTTCGATCCAGCCCAACTGCTACCTCCAGGATCTCTTCACCAGTGAGGCCTTGCGCGGAAGAGGGGTTGGCCAGGCGCTGATCAACGGCGTCTTCGACGCAGCACGGCGGGCAGGCGCGCCACGTGTCTACTGGCTAACTCACGAGACGAACGTCAACGCGATGCAGCTCTACGACAAGGTCGCCGTTAAATCGGGTTTCGTGATGTACCGCATGACGATTTGA
- a CDS encoding phosphoribosyltransferase, whose protein sequence is MFYESLIFADRADAGRKLANAIQKEEFADPVVMALPRGGVPVAFEVATILEAPLELLIVRKIGAPGHAEFGLGALVDGDEPQLVLNAEAMRMVRPSEAYVAEETERQRTELRRRRALYLGDRPRISPKGRNIIIVDDGIATGGTAKAAVQALRQAGAAALMLAVPVAPPSAVASLRSRVDRIVCLATPEPFHAVSIYYDDFEQTTDAEVITLLKRAGAE, encoded by the coding sequence ATGTTCTACGAGAGCTTAATTTTCGCCGACAGAGCCGATGCGGGCCGAAAGCTCGCGAACGCCATTCAGAAGGAGGAGTTTGCCGATCCCGTGGTGATGGCGCTGCCGCGCGGCGGCGTGCCGGTCGCTTTCGAAGTGGCGACGATCCTCGAGGCGCCGCTCGAACTCCTGATCGTCCGCAAGATCGGCGCACCCGGCCATGCCGAGTTCGGGCTCGGCGCGCTGGTCGATGGCGACGAGCCCCAACTCGTGCTCAACGCCGAGGCGATGCGTATGGTGCGGCCCTCCGAGGCTTATGTGGCGGAGGAGACGGAACGCCAACGGACCGAGCTTCGCCGCCGCCGCGCCCTCTATCTCGGCGACCGTCCGCGCATTTCGCCGAAGGGACGCAATATCATCATCGTCGACGACGGCATTGCCACCGGCGGCACGGCCAAAGCGGCTGTGCAGGCGTTGCGGCAGGCGGGCGCCGCAGCGCTGATGCTCGCCGTGCCGGTGGCGCCGCCGAGCGCGGTCGCAAGCCTGCGCTCCAGGGTGGACCGGATCGTCTGCCTCGCAACGCCCGAGCCGTTCCACGCCGTCAGCATCTATTACGACGATTTCGAGCAGACCACGGATGCCGAGGTGATCACGCTATTGAAGCGCGCTGGAGCCGAGTGA
- a CDS encoding diguanylate cyclase produces the protein MSFLPAISVTALLAIQPLLLSLRRSAVAGVRDFSKACALCAVAVGVMAVATTLHMPLAALLGYVILTLAFFFVLRGFRRFLALRIPAWACPVLAASAGTTGFIITLGGDEGLAARVIVLTGLIAAPLLVAGLMVVDRSQERKPVIQAAIIGSALVGCAALAHVLGAASGRSPELWGAPADAIFEFAVAAMKALFLPFLFLAVILAVQNRMMAALRAAIARDGLTGALSRGALIEAGEQMIADCHARRRPLAFLLLDLDHFKQINDRHGHACGDMALAHFADVVSSFLGGRGVFGRIGGEEFGIVLPHHTEEQATALAEDICRIVRETPAGRGHRRIGLTVSIGIAAAAPGDTITDVMIRADLALYESKADGRDRCSVAKRREIDASTRALAAAAAQLREADAFRQEYARQIA, from the coding sequence ATGAGCTTTCTTCCCGCCATCTCGGTTACAGCACTCCTGGCGATACAGCCGCTCCTGTTGTCTCTGCGCCGCTCGGCCGTTGCCGGCGTGCGGGACTTTTCGAAAGCCTGCGCGCTTTGCGCAGTCGCGGTCGGTGTCATGGCCGTCGCGACGACTTTGCACATGCCGCTCGCGGCCCTGCTCGGCTATGTGATACTGACGCTCGCCTTCTTCTTCGTCCTTCGAGGCTTTCGCCGGTTTCTCGCCTTGCGCATTCCGGCCTGGGCTTGTCCCGTGCTGGCGGCCTCTGCCGGCACGACGGGATTCATCATCACGCTTGGTGGCGACGAGGGTCTCGCCGCCCGTGTGATCGTCCTGACCGGTCTAATCGCCGCTCCGTTGCTCGTTGCAGGACTGATGGTGGTCGATCGCTCGCAGGAACGAAAGCCGGTGATCCAGGCTGCCATCATCGGCTCCGCCCTCGTTGGCTGCGCCGCTCTCGCTCATGTTCTCGGCGCCGCATCCGGGCGTTCGCCGGAGCTTTGGGGTGCGCCCGCAGACGCCATCTTCGAGTTCGCGGTCGCCGCCATGAAAGCGCTCTTCCTGCCGTTTCTCTTTCTCGCCGTCATCCTCGCGGTGCAAAACCGGATGATGGCCGCGCTCAGGGCGGCGATCGCCCGCGACGGGCTGACGGGCGCGCTTTCGCGAGGCGCGCTGATCGAAGCCGGGGAACAGATGATCGCCGACTGCCACGCCCGTCGCCGGCCGCTCGCCTTCCTTCTGCTCGACCTCGACCATTTCAAGCAGATCAACGACCGCCACGGTCATGCCTGCGGCGACATGGCGCTTGCCCATTTCGCGGATGTCGTCTCGAGCTTCCTCGGCGGACGTGGCGTGTTCGGGCGGATCGGCGGCGAGGAGTTCGGGATCGTCCTGCCGCACCACACGGAGGAGCAGGCGACGGCGCTCGCCGAGGACATCTGCCGCATCGTGCGTGAAACGCCAGCCGGACGCGGCCACCGGCGCATTGGGCTAACGGTCAGCATCGGTATCGCGGCCGCGGCGCCGGGCGACACGATCACGGACGTGATGATCCGAGCCGATCTGGCCCTCTACGAATCCAAAGCCGACGGCCGCGACCGGTGCTCGGTCGCGAAACGCCGGGAGATCGACGCCAGTACCCGCGCCTTGGCGGCTGCCGCCGCACAGTTGCGGGAAGCCGATGCCTTTCGCCAGGAATACGCCCGTCAGATCGCGTGA
- a CDS encoding CreA family protein, whose product MLRRFRTLLFAGLAVSAAVTLPARAETVGQVGVDWLGNDIKIDAVRDPKVSGVTCHVTYFDRSVIDRLKNGNWFEDPSNNSIACRQTGPIAIGDIDLSREGEEVFRSGLSLIWKDLLVTRIYDKANDTLIYLAHSRQLTDGSAKMSITTVPLFGQQVTWEKGRPQ is encoded by the coding sequence ATGTTGCGCCGCTTCCGCACCTTGCTTTTCGCCGGCCTCGCCGTTTCGGCCGCCGTTACCCTCCCCGCTCGCGCCGAAACGGTCGGCCAGGTCGGCGTCGACTGGCTCGGCAACGACATCAAGATCGATGCCGTGCGCGATCCCAAGGTCAGCGGTGTGACCTGTCACGTCACCTATTTCGACCGAAGCGTCATCGACCGCCTCAAGAACGGCAACTGGTTCGAAGACCCGTCGAACAATTCGATCGCTTGCCGTCAAACGGGACCGATCGCTATCGGCGATATCGACCTGTCGAGGGAAGGCGAGGAAGTGTTCCGCTCCGGATTGTCGCTGATCTGGAAGGACCTGCTGGTAACCCGCATCTACGACAAGGCAAACGACACGCTGATCTACCTCGCCCACTCCCGTCAACTGACGGATGGATCAGCCAAGATGTCCATCACGACGGTGCCGCTCTTCGGTCAGCAGGTGACCTGGGAGAAAGGTAGGCCGCAATAG
- a CDS encoding chemotaxis protein CheW — MSNAIKQSGAYLEIVSFHLGDQEFCIDIMAIREIRGWAPVTPMPHTPPYVLGLINLRGAVIPVIDMACRLGMKMTEPSERSAIIVTDINGKLVGLLVEQVSDMMTIRSEDLQPAPEIIPEAQRAFCRGIVALEKSMVCFLNLDTVIAEELAQAA, encoded by the coding sequence ATGAGCAACGCAATAAAGCAGTCAGGCGCCTATCTCGAAATCGTGTCTTTCCACCTCGGCGATCAGGAGTTCTGCATCGACATCATGGCGATCCGCGAAATCCGCGGCTGGGCGCCGGTGACGCCAATGCCGCACACGCCGCCCTATGTGCTTGGCCTCATCAACCTGCGCGGTGCGGTGATCCCGGTCATCGACATGGCCTGCCGCCTCGGCATGAAGATGACCGAGCCTTCGGAACGCTCGGCGATCATCGTCACGGACATCAACGGCAAGCTCGTCGGCCTCTTGGTCGAACAGGTTTCCGACATGATGACGATCCGCAGCGAAGACCTGCAACCGGCGCCCGAGATCATTCCGGAAGCGCAGCGCGCTTTCTGCCGCGGGATCGTGGCACTCGAGAAATCGATGGTCTGCTTCCTCAACCTGGACACGGTCATTGCCGAGGAACTGGCGCAGGCCGCCTAG
- a CDS encoding methyl-accepting chemotaxis protein, with protein MNKSPSAKSNLTVSQRLATLAGAASLGFGSVLGVGWYQNNRSEAALEKAIVAERGMRTAEEMRFAGIELVLIAMDTIIDREERKIQPERAAQIKASLELLDAKTPALEELARLLGKSDVVPNFRADFAELRKAVEMDLKTLVEAGAPAADFARIDDAIDGGGERMNAVLTELTEAAADLALERTDEARAESKHALLMQAVAGLFAMGGMLALIWFHGNVLRRGILGLRDSMQRILSGDLSTLVPALGRGDEIGEMARSVDLFRTAAVEKRALEQSAAASRNEMEQERDRQEAEREQAVARIKIAVDALGRALNQLAEGNLAVAIREPFDGGLDSLRRDFNDTVERLSHVLSSVKENTASIDSNGRQMRSAADDLARRTERQAASLEQTSAALEEITVTVKTATERAEEASRMVDETRINAEESGRIVGEAIAAMARIEGASNEIGKIINVIDEIAFQTNLLALNAGVEAARAGEAGKGFAVVAQEVRELAQRAAGAAKDIKALVMRSGNEVGTGVKLVQETGDALGRIGVKVARINEHMSSIVMAAREQSTGLHEINAAVAQLDQMTQQNAAMVEQTNAASHTLAQDVERLSELVGQFRHEQARETAIRAAAPAPVQSAVKRGSAKTSVPPAAGATASAKAVSLHKPAAVQASTRATPSPAKALMGKLAGAFGNNPAAMPSRTASGENWEEF; from the coding sequence ATGAACAAGTCTCCATCCGCCAAGAGCAATCTTACCGTCAGCCAGCGACTGGCGACGCTTGCGGGCGCCGCTTCTCTCGGTTTCGGCTCGGTGCTTGGCGTCGGTTGGTATCAGAACAACCGCTCTGAAGCAGCGCTCGAAAAGGCGATTGTCGCGGAGCGCGGAATGAGAACGGCGGAGGAAATGCGCTTCGCCGGCATAGAACTGGTTCTGATCGCGATGGACACGATCATCGATCGCGAAGAACGCAAGATTCAGCCGGAACGCGCCGCGCAGATAAAGGCATCACTGGAGCTGCTCGACGCGAAGACGCCCGCTCTTGAGGAACTGGCACGTCTGCTCGGAAAATCGGACGTTGTGCCGAACTTCAGGGCCGATTTCGCCGAGTTGCGCAAGGCAGTCGAAATGGATTTGAAGACGCTGGTGGAAGCCGGCGCGCCGGCCGCCGATTTCGCCCGCATCGACGATGCGATCGATGGTGGCGGCGAGCGTATGAATGCGGTGCTGACGGAACTCACGGAAGCAGCCGCCGATCTGGCTTTGGAGCGCACGGATGAGGCGCGGGCGGAATCGAAACACGCTCTGCTGATGCAGGCGGTGGCCGGTCTCTTCGCCATGGGCGGGATGCTCGCATTGATTTGGTTCCACGGGAACGTCCTCCGTCGGGGCATTCTCGGTTTGCGCGACAGTATGCAACGCATCCTTTCGGGCGACCTCTCGACGCTCGTGCCGGCGCTTGGACGCGGCGACGAGATCGGGGAGATGGCCCGCTCGGTGGATCTGTTTCGGACAGCGGCGGTTGAAAAGCGTGCTCTCGAACAGAGTGCCGCCGCAAGCCGCAACGAAATGGAACAGGAACGCGACCGTCAGGAAGCCGAACGCGAACAGGCCGTCGCCCGCATCAAGATTGCGGTCGACGCCTTGGGCCGGGCGCTCAACCAGCTTGCCGAGGGCAACCTGGCGGTTGCCATCCGCGAGCCGTTCGACGGCGGCCTCGATTCGCTGCGCCGCGATTTCAACGATACGGTGGAGCGGCTGAGCCATGTTCTTTCGAGTGTCAAGGAGAACACGGCCTCGATCGACTCGAACGGGCGCCAAATGCGCAGCGCCGCCGATGATCTGGCGCGGCGGACGGAAAGACAGGCGGCGTCTTTGGAACAGACGTCGGCCGCGCTCGAGGAAATCACCGTGACGGTGAAGACCGCGACGGAGCGCGCCGAAGAGGCGAGCCGCATGGTCGACGAGACGCGCATAAACGCCGAGGAATCCGGGCGCATCGTCGGCGAGGCGATCGCCGCCATGGCGCGCATAGAGGGCGCTTCCAACGAGATCGGCAAGATCATCAATGTCATCGACGAGATCGCGTTCCAGACCAATCTGCTGGCGCTCAATGCCGGGGTCGAGGCCGCGCGCGCAGGCGAGGCCGGCAAGGGCTTCGCGGTCGTCGCGCAGGAAGTGAGGGAGCTTGCGCAGCGGGCCGCCGGTGCCGCCAAGGACATCAAGGCGCTGGTCATGCGCTCGGGCAACGAGGTCGGCACCGGCGTCAAGCTGGTTCAGGAGACCGGCGATGCGCTTGGCCGCATCGGTGTCAAAGTCGCCCGCATCAACGAACATATGAGCTCGATCGTCATGGCTGCGCGCGAGCAGTCGACCGGACTTCACGAGATCAATGCCGCGGTCGCGCAACTCGATCAGATGACGCAGCAGAATGCGGCCATGGTGGAGCAGACGAACGCCGCGAGCCACACGCTTGCGCAGGATGTCGAAAGGCTCAGCGAACTCGTCGGCCAGTTCCGCCATGAGCAGGCGCGCGAAACTGCCATCCGTGCCGCAGCTCCCGCTCCGGTGCAATCCGCGGTCAAGAGAGGCTCGGCCAAGACAAGCGTTCCGCCGGCCGCCGGCGCTACCGCTAGCGCGAAGGCCGTTTCGCTTCACAAGCCTGCGGCCGTGCAGGCCTCTACTCGGGCAACTCCATCTCCCGCCAAGGCCCTGATGGGGAAACTGGCGGGCGCATTCGGCAACAACCCCGCTGCAATGCCGTCGCGGACGGCATCCGGCGAAAATTGGGAAGAGTTCTGA
- a CDS encoding SCO family protein: MKSIRIALWVAILITVAVLGWLTFDMTQPKQQASSGPFGVPFTLVAQNGQQITEKAFTGKPTALFFGFTHCPEVCPTTLFELNGWLEKVDPDGNKLQAYFITVDPERDTPEVLGPYVSNVSKRITGISGPPDKVREMVKGYRVYYKKVPVDEAKPDGDYTMDHTASVFLLDADGQFSGTIAYGENPETAIKKLENLAKG; encoded by the coding sequence ATGAAATCCATTCGCATAGCCCTTTGGGTTGCCATCCTCATCACGGTGGCGGTTCTCGGTTGGCTCACCTTCGACATGACACAGCCGAAGCAGCAGGCATCGTCCGGGCCCTTCGGCGTTCCCTTCACACTGGTCGCCCAAAACGGGCAGCAGATCACCGAGAAGGCGTTCACTGGCAAGCCGACCGCCCTCTTCTTCGGCTTCACCCATTGCCCGGAAGTTTGCCCGACCACGCTCTTCGAGCTGAACGGCTGGCTCGAAAAGGTTGATCCCGACGGCAACAAGCTGCAGGCCTATTTCATCACCGTCGACCCTGAACGCGATACGCCTGAAGTGCTCGGACCATATGTCTCGAATGTTTCAAAGCGCATCACCGGCATTTCCGGACCACCGGACAAAGTGCGGGAAATGGTCAAGGGTTACCGTGTCTATTACAAGAAGGTCCCGGTCGACGAGGCGAAGCCGGACGGCGACTACACGATGGATCATACGGCCTCGGTCTTCCTGCTTGACGCCGACGGTCAGTTCAGCGGAACGATCGCCTATGGCGAAAATCCGGAAACGGCGATCAAGAAGCTGGAGAACCTCGCAAAGGGCTGA
- a CDS encoding 50S ribosomal protein L11 methyltransferase produces the protein MSEIRLFVTTTEKQAEAVLDVMSMIFEDEDHAIATMEIDEKRDIWEASVYMMADEEKDVQARLEQALAADFSHLSIEREVLPDVDWIAKSLEGLAPVRAGGFVIHGSHDRDKVKAGEIAIEIDAGQAFGTGHHGTTAGCLEMLAAIARTRPFRNVLDLGTGSGVLAIAARKLLHVPVLATDIDPVATRVATENARRNGVVTGLTFATAPGFHSTAFRTKGPFDLIIANILARPLMKMAPQLVANLAPGGSVILSGILAEQRWRVLAAYNGQNLKHARTIWRNGWVTIHLVG, from the coding sequence TTGAGCGAGATACGCCTTTTCGTCACCACCACGGAAAAGCAAGCGGAAGCCGTGCTCGATGTCATGAGCATGATCTTCGAAGACGAGGATCACGCCATTGCGACCATGGAGATCGACGAGAAGCGCGATATCTGGGAAGCGTCGGTCTACATGATGGCAGACGAAGAGAAAGACGTGCAGGCGCGTCTTGAGCAGGCGCTTGCGGCCGATTTCTCGCATCTCTCCATCGAACGGGAAGTCCTGCCGGATGTCGACTGGATCGCCAAATCGCTGGAGGGACTCGCGCCGGTGCGCGCCGGCGGGTTTGTCATCCACGGCTCGCACGATCGCGACAAGGTGAAGGCGGGTGAGATCGCCATCGAAATCGACGCCGGCCAGGCTTTCGGCACGGGCCACCACGGAACGACCGCCGGCTGTCTCGAAATGCTGGCGGCGATCGCCCGCACGCGGCCCTTCCGCAACGTCCTCGACCTCGGCACCGGAAGCGGCGTGCTGGCGATCGCTGCCCGCAAGCTCCTGCACGTACCGGTGCTCGCAACCGATATCGACCCGGTCGCAACCCGCGTCGCGACAGAGAACGCCCGCCGCAACGGCGTGGTCACGGGCCTGACCTTCGCGACCGCCCCCGGCTTCCACTCCACGGCCTTCCGCACAAAGGGACCCTTTGACCTCATCATCGCCAATATCCTGGCGCGGCCGCTGATGAAGATGGCGCCGCAGCTCGTCGCCAATCTGGCGCCCGGCGGGTCGGTCATCCTCTCAGGCATCCTCGCAGAACAACGCTGGAGGGTGCTCGCCGCCTATAACGGTCAGAACCTCAAACATGCGCGCACTATCTGGCGCAATGGCTGGGTGACGATCCATCTGGTCGGGTAA